One part of the Ralstonia pickettii genome encodes these proteins:
- the ltnD gene encoding L-threonate dehydrogenase: MTQSAADRKVGVIGLGAMGLGIAKTLRNHGYTVYACDARPGAAADFAKEGGVACATPAEVAAGVDVVVSVVVNAAQTEAVLFGEAGAAGAMRRGSTFVMCSTVDPNWSIALEARLAQQGILYVDGPISGGAAKAASGQMTMMTSATPEAYAAAGDVLDAMAGKVYRLGDKAGAGSKVKIINQLLAGVHIAAAAEAMALGLREGVAADALYEVITHSAGNSWMFENRMAHVLAGDYTPLSAVDIFVKDLGLVLDTARASKFPLPLAATAHQMFMQASTAGYAREDDSAVIKIFPGISLPEGQPK, encoded by the coding sequence ATGACGCAATCGGCGGCTGACCGGAAGGTTGGCGTGATCGGACTCGGCGCCATGGGTCTGGGCATTGCCAAGACCCTGCGTAATCACGGCTACACCGTGTATGCCTGCGATGCGCGCCCGGGCGCCGCTGCAGATTTCGCCAAGGAAGGCGGCGTGGCCTGTGCAACGCCTGCCGAGGTGGCAGCGGGTGTGGACGTGGTGGTCTCGGTGGTGGTCAACGCTGCGCAGACGGAAGCCGTGTTGTTCGGCGAGGCAGGCGCAGCGGGCGCCATGCGACGGGGCAGCACGTTCGTCATGTGTTCAACGGTGGACCCGAACTGGTCGATAGCGCTGGAGGCGCGTCTCGCGCAGCAGGGCATTCTGTACGTGGATGGCCCTATCTCCGGTGGCGCTGCCAAGGCCGCCTCGGGCCAGATGACCATGATGACCTCGGCCACGCCCGAGGCGTATGCGGCGGCGGGCGACGTGCTCGATGCCATGGCTGGCAAGGTCTATCGCCTGGGCGACAAGGCGGGCGCGGGCAGCAAGGTCAAGATCATCAACCAGCTGCTGGCCGGCGTGCACATCGCCGCGGCCGCCGAAGCCATGGCCCTGGGCCTGCGCGAAGGCGTGGCAGCGGACGCGCTGTACGAAGTCATCACCCATAGCGCGGGCAACAGCTGGATGTTCGAAAACCGCATGGCCCACGTGCTGGCCGGCGACTACACGCCGCTGTCCGCCGTCGACATCTTCGTCAAGGATCTGGGGCTCGTGCTCGATACCGCGCGCGCGAGCAAATTCCCGCTGCCACTGGCGGCCACCGCGCACCAGATGTTCATGCAGGCGTCCACCGCCGGCTACGCCCGTGAAGACGACTCCGCCGTGATCAAGATCTTCCCGGGGATCTCGTTGCCGGAGGGCCAACCGAAATGA
- the denD gene encoding D-erythronate dehydrogenase — protein sequence MNIVITGGAGFLGQRVLAALLQQPGLPDADGTEQPVETFIVLDQVAGQIADARVRYVTGDASDPALIAQVIDENVGGVFHLAAVVSGTAEADFDLGMRVNLDGTRALLDALRAQHTKTGRAPRVLFASSVAVFGGQLPAVVTDDTAATPQASYGVQKLMGEFLVGEYSRKGYIDGRAVRIPTVSVRPGKPNGAASSFASGIIREPLAGEEAICPVEAETELWLASPRQVVASLLHAYTLPASAWGNRRSLNLPGITVRVGEMVEALRKVAGDAPVSRIRWEPDARIKAIVQSWPARFDTARADALGFGRDTSFEAMVRDYVDSAKGA from the coding sequence ATGAATATCGTCATCACCGGCGGCGCCGGTTTCCTGGGCCAGCGCGTGCTGGCGGCACTGCTTCAGCAACCGGGCCTGCCGGATGCGGACGGCACGGAGCAGCCGGTGGAGACCTTCATCGTGCTGGACCAGGTGGCCGGTCAGATTGCCGATGCGCGCGTGCGCTACGTGACCGGCGATGCCTCCGACCCCGCCCTGATAGCCCAGGTGATCGACGAAAACGTGGGCGGCGTGTTCCACCTGGCCGCCGTGGTGAGCGGCACCGCGGAAGCCGATTTCGACCTCGGCATGCGCGTGAACCTCGACGGCACGCGCGCATTGCTCGATGCGCTGCGCGCGCAGCACACCAAGACCGGCCGTGCGCCGCGCGTGCTGTTCGCCAGCTCCGTGGCAGTGTTCGGTGGCCAACTGCCGGCCGTTGTCACCGACGACACGGCGGCCACGCCGCAGGCCTCGTATGGCGTGCAGAAGCTCATGGGCGAATTCCTGGTCGGCGAGTATTCGCGCAAGGGCTACATCGACGGCCGCGCCGTGCGCATCCCCACGGTGTCGGTACGCCCGGGCAAACCGAACGGCGCGGCCTCGAGCTTTGCCAGCGGCATCATCCGCGAGCCGCTGGCCGGCGAGGAAGCCATCTGCCCGGTGGAAGCCGAGACTGAGCTTTGGCTCGCCTCCCCGCGCCAGGTCGTGGCCTCGCTGCTGCACGCGTACACGCTGCCGGCGTCGGCATGGGGCAATCGCCGCTCATTGAATCTGCCGGGCATTACGGTGCGCGTGGGCGAGATGGTGGAAGCGTTGCGCAAGGTGGCGGGCGATGCGCCGGTCTCGCGCATCCGCTGGGAGCCGGACGCGCGCATCAAGGCCATCGTGCAAAGCTGGCCGGCGCGCTTCGATACCGCGCGCGCCGATGCGCTGGGCTTTGGCCGCGACACCTCGTTCGAAGCGATGGTGCGGGATTACGTGGACAGCGCGAAGGGCGCCTAA
- a CDS encoding YbdD/YjiX family protein translates to MREELENFGRYLGQTLRLMVGVPDYYTYVRHMQETHPGQAVMTYEDFFRERQDARYAGRVGRCC, encoded by the coding sequence ATGCGCGAAGAACTCGAAAACTTCGGCCGCTACCTGGGCCAGACGCTGCGCCTGATGGTGGGCGTGCCGGACTACTACACCTACGTGCGCCACATGCAGGAGACCCATCCGGGCCAGGCCGTCATGACGTACGAAGACTTCTTCCGCGAACGCCAGGACGCGCGCTATGCGGGGCGCGTCGGCCGCTGCTGTTGA
- a CDS encoding FadR/GntR family transcriptional regulator, translated as MFERLDAAPSLSDRVAQTLMDKIDAGELRRGERMPSETVLGQEFGVSRTVIREAISRLRHEGVVEARQGSGVYVTQQAGLKPLRIDAAQAGSIDAVLHIIELRRALEAEGAALAAQRRTDAEMIEIDAALDSIDAAVAAGGDGVTEDLRFHRAIAAASGNPFLVQALGFFSQYLEEAIGVTRSNEARREDFARQVRDEHRAMVEAIRHRDALAARNAAQTHMSNAARRLAEGRDAAQD; from the coding sequence ATGTTTGAACGACTCGACGCCGCGCCCTCCCTGTCCGACCGCGTGGCCCAGACCCTGATGGACAAGATCGACGCGGGCGAACTGCGCCGCGGCGAACGCATGCCGTCCGAAACCGTGCTCGGGCAGGAATTCGGTGTGAGCCGAACCGTGATCCGCGAGGCCATCTCGCGTCTGCGCCACGAAGGCGTGGTCGAAGCGCGCCAGGGCAGCGGTGTGTACGTCACCCAGCAGGCCGGCCTCAAGCCGCTGCGGATCGACGCGGCGCAAGCCGGCTCGATCGATGCCGTGCTGCACATCATCGAACTGCGCCGCGCGCTGGAGGCTGAAGGCGCCGCCCTCGCGGCCCAGCGCCGCACCGACGCCGAGATGATCGAGATCGACGCCGCACTCGACAGCATCGACGCTGCGGTGGCGGCCGGCGGTGACGGCGTGACCGAAGACCTGCGTTTTCACCGCGCCATCGCGGCCGCCAGCGGCAATCCGTTCCTCGTGCAGGCACTCGGCTTCTTCAGCCAATACCTGGAGGAAGCGATCGGCGTGACGCGCAGCAACGAAGCGCGCCGGGAAGATTTCGCCCGCCAGGTCCGCGACGAGCACCGCGCGATGGTCGAAGCGATTCGCCACCGCGACGCACTCGCTGCACGCAATGCCGCGCAGACCCACATGTCCAATGCCGCACGTCGCTTGGCCGAGGGCCGCGATGCAGCGCAAGACTGA
- a CDS encoding response regulator — protein sequence MNMRSPAPVKLLLVDDHPLVRDGVRVRLEAVPHFEVVGEAGDAEAALQAARSLAPDLALMDIGMRGMNGIALTEKFAEEFPEIAVLVLSMHDNLEYVRQVIRAGARGYVLKDAPASELVEAIDAVLVGRPFYSAQLAMRMAEQAVMPTPVEALTPRERDILDGIAKGYANKRIADELGLSVRTVESHRLNLKRKLGIEGQAELVKFAVELGKGR from the coding sequence ATGAACATGCGATCACCCGCGCCCGTCAAACTGCTCCTCGTCGACGATCACCCGCTCGTGCGCGATGGCGTGCGCGTGCGGCTGGAAGCCGTGCCGCATTTCGAAGTGGTGGGTGAAGCCGGCGACGCCGAAGCCGCCCTGCAGGCCGCGCGTTCCTTGGCACCCGATCTGGCACTGATGGACATCGGCATGCGCGGCATGAACGGCATCGCGCTCACCGAGAAGTTCGCCGAAGAATTTCCCGAGATTGCCGTGCTCGTCCTCTCGATGCACGACAACCTCGAGTACGTGCGACAGGTGATCCGCGCCGGCGCGCGCGGCTACGTGCTCAAGGACGCGCCCGCCAGCGAACTGGTCGAGGCCATCGACGCCGTGCTGGTCGGCCGCCCGTTCTACAGCGCGCAGCTGGCGATGCGCATGGCCGAGCAGGCCGTCATGCCCACGCCTGTGGAGGCGCTCACGCCGCGCGAGCGCGACATCCTCGACGGCATCGCCAAGGGCTATGCCAACAAGCGCATCGCCGACGAGCTGGGCTTGTCCGTGCGTACGGTGGAATCGCACCGCCTGAACCTCAAGCGCAAACTCGGCATCGAGGGGCAGGCAGAACTGGTGAAGTTTGCGGTGGAGCTGGGAAAGGGCCGTTAG
- a CDS encoding MFS transporter, with the protein MNTSTATTAALPSHAVSKEDSVYARVSRRIVPLIMLCYVVAYLDRVNVGFAKLQMSQALNFSETVYGLGAGIFFLGYFLFEVPSNLLMNKIGARIWIARIMITWGLISGAFAFVQTPTQFYAMRFLLGLAEAGFYPGIILYLTYWYPSHRRARIVAMFMAAIPISGIFGNPLSGWIMSAFHGAGAAGGWQGWQWMFVIEAIPAVLVGLLVLWKFDDSIRKAKWLSEDEKQILEANIAADNKGKTEHPGIGKVFSDPRVWMMSLIYFAFVMGQYGLTFWMPTLVKSAGVKDTFMVGMLSAIPYVCAAITMVLIGRSADARRERRWHLVVPALMGAVGFAVVAMAGHNVALSIVFLSLAAAGVLTCAPLFWSLPTAFLQGTAAAAGIAAINSVGNLAGFVSPYMIGALKDMTGSTSAGMYALAGVLVLGCIAVLRTPPKLVNK; encoded by the coding sequence ATGAACACCTCGACCGCCACCACGGCGGCGTTGCCTTCGCACGCCGTTTCAAAAGAGGACAGTGTCTACGCGCGCGTGTCGCGCCGCATCGTCCCGCTCATCATGCTCTGCTACGTGGTCGCGTACCTCGACCGCGTGAACGTCGGGTTTGCGAAGCTGCAGATGTCGCAGGCGCTGAATTTTTCCGAGACGGTGTACGGGCTGGGCGCCGGCATCTTCTTCCTCGGCTATTTTCTCTTCGAGGTGCCGAGCAACCTGCTGATGAACAAGATCGGCGCGCGTATTTGGATCGCGCGGATCATGATCACGTGGGGTTTGATCTCGGGCGCGTTTGCATTTGTGCAGACGCCCACGCAGTTCTACGCGATGCGCTTCCTCCTGGGCTTGGCGGAAGCGGGTTTCTACCCCGGCATCATCCTGTACCTGACGTACTGGTATCCGTCGCATCGCCGCGCGCGCATCGTGGCGATGTTCATGGCGGCCATTCCCATCTCGGGCATCTTCGGCAACCCGCTGTCGGGCTGGATCATGAGTGCGTTTCACGGAGCGGGCGCAGCCGGCGGCTGGCAGGGCTGGCAGTGGATGTTCGTGATCGAAGCCATCCCTGCCGTGCTCGTTGGGCTGCTGGTGCTCTGGAAGTTCGATGACAGCATCCGCAAGGCCAAATGGCTGTCGGAAGACGAAAAGCAGATCCTCGAAGCCAACATTGCGGCCGACAACAAAGGCAAGACCGAGCACCCCGGCATCGGCAAGGTGTTCTCCGATCCGCGCGTGTGGATGATGAGCCTGATCTACTTCGCCTTCGTCATGGGCCAGTATGGGCTGACGTTCTGGATGCCGACGCTCGTGAAGAGCGCCGGCGTGAAAGACACCTTCATGGTGGGCATGCTCTCCGCCATTCCGTATGTATGTGCGGCGATCACCATGGTGCTGATCGGCCGCAGCGCCGATGCACGCCGCGAGCGCCGCTGGCACCTGGTTGTGCCGGCGCTGATGGGCGCAGTCGGTTTTGCCGTGGTGGCAATGGCGGGTCACAACGTGGCCCTGTCGATCGTGTTCCTGTCTTTGGCCGCCGCGGGCGTGCTGACGTGCGCGCCGCTGTTCTGGTCGCTGCCGACGGCGTTCCTGCAAGGCACCGCTGCTGCGGCCGGCATCGCGGCCATCAACTCGGTCGGCAACTTGGCCGGCTTCGTGAGCCCCTATATGATCGGTGCGCTCAAGGACATGACGGGCAGCACATCTGCCGGCATGTACGCGCTGGCGGGCGTGCTGGTGCTCGGCTGCATTGCCGTGTTGCGCACGCCGCCGAAGCTGGTCAATAAATAA
- a CDS encoding carbon starvation CstA family protein → MSFVRQHLIWLVIAILGASAFATVALARGEAVSALWVVVAAVCIYLIAYRYYSRFIADKVLGLDGTRKTPAWRYNDGLDYVPTNKYVLFGHHFAAIAGAGPLVGPVLAAQMGYLPGMLWILAGVVFAGAVQDFIVLFISSRRDGRSLGDLVKSEMGTVPGVIALFGAFLIMIIILAVLALIVVKALVGSPWGTFTVAATIPIALFMGVYVRYIRPGRIGEISIIGFVLLMLAIIGGQAVHENAALAPLFTFDGKALTWMLIGYGFVASVLPVWLLLAPRDYLSTFLKIGTILALAIGILIVAPQMQMPSLTQFAAGGGPVWSGNMFPFLFITIACGAVSGFHSLISSGTTPKLLENERQARFIGYGAMLMESFVAIMALVAASVIDPGVYFAMNSPAALVGATPDTVAHTLSTWGFVISPDVLVQTARDVGENTILARAGGAPTLAVGMAHILHQVVGGQAMMAFWYHFAILFEALFILTAVDAGTRAGRFMLQDLLGTFVPALKRTDSLVANLIATAATVALWGYFLYQGVVDPLGGINTLWPLFGISNQMLAAIALTLGTCVLVKMKRDRYVWVTLLPTAWLLICTLTAGWQKLFDPDPKIGFLAHANKYAGAIAEGKLLAPAKSMAQMQQVVLNDRIDAFLCGLFILVVVSIAWYGVRTVLKARAASRPTANETPYEALSA, encoded by the coding sequence ATGAGCTTCGTCAGGCAACACCTGATCTGGCTGGTCATCGCCATTCTTGGCGCGTCTGCGTTTGCCACCGTTGCGCTAGCGCGCGGCGAGGCCGTCAGCGCGCTGTGGGTGGTGGTGGCCGCCGTATGCATCTACCTGATCGCGTATCGCTACTACAGCCGCTTCATTGCCGACAAGGTGCTCGGCCTGGACGGCACCCGCAAGACGCCCGCCTGGCGTTATAACGACGGGCTCGACTACGTTCCCACCAACAAGTACGTGCTGTTCGGCCACCACTTTGCGGCCATTGCTGGCGCCGGCCCGCTGGTCGGCCCTGTGCTGGCCGCGCAGATGGGTTATCTGCCCGGCATGCTGTGGATTCTGGCCGGCGTGGTGTTTGCCGGCGCGGTGCAGGATTTCATCGTGCTGTTCATATCCAGCCGCCGCGACGGCCGCTCGCTGGGCGACCTGGTGAAGAGCGAGATGGGCACGGTGCCCGGCGTGATCGCGCTGTTTGGCGCGTTCCTCATCATGATCATCATCCTCGCCGTGCTGGCGCTGATCGTCGTGAAGGCGCTGGTCGGTTCGCCGTGGGGCACGTTCACGGTGGCCGCGACGATTCCCATCGCGCTATTCATGGGCGTGTACGTGCGTTACATCCGCCCGGGCCGCATCGGCGAAATCTCGATCATCGGCTTCGTGCTGCTGATGCTCGCCATCATTGGCGGCCAAGCTGTGCACGAGAACGCCGCGCTGGCGCCGCTGTTCACGTTCGACGGCAAGGCCCTCACGTGGATGCTGATCGGCTACGGCTTTGTCGCCTCGGTGCTGCCGGTGTGGCTGCTGCTCGCCCCACGCGATTACCTGTCGACGTTCCTGAAAATCGGCACGATCCTCGCGCTGGCGATCGGTATCCTGATCGTCGCGCCGCAGATGCAGATGCCTTCGCTGACGCAGTTTGCTGCGGGCGGCGGCCCGGTGTGGTCGGGCAACATGTTCCCGTTCCTGTTCATCACCATTGCGTGCGGCGCGGTATCGGGCTTCCACTCACTCATCTCGTCGGGCACCACGCCCAAGCTGCTGGAGAACGAACGCCAAGCGCGCTTCATCGGCTACGGCGCGATGCTGATGGAATCGTTCGTCGCCATCATGGCGCTGGTGGCCGCTTCGGTCATCGACCCGGGCGTGTATTTTGCGATGAACAGCCCGGCGGCACTGGTGGGCGCGACGCCCGATACGGTGGCACACACGCTGTCCACCTGGGGCTTCGTCATCTCCCCTGACGTGCTCGTCCAGACCGCCAGGGACGTCGGCGAGAACACCATCCTCGCCCGTGCAGGCGGTGCCCCGACGCTGGCTGTGGGCATGGCGCACATCCTGCACCAGGTGGTGGGCGGTCAGGCCATGATGGCCTTCTGGTACCACTTTGCGATTCTCTTCGAGGCGCTGTTCATCCTCACGGCGGTGGATGCGGGTACGCGCGCGGGGCGCTTCATGCTGCAGGATCTGCTGGGCACGTTTGTGCCGGCACTCAAGCGCACGGATTCGCTCGTCGCCAACCTCATTGCCACGGCCGCGACCGTCGCGCTGTGGGGATACTTCCTGTACCAGGGCGTGGTCGACCCGCTGGGCGGCATCAATACGCTGTGGCCGCTGTTTGGCATCTCCAACCAGATGCTCGCCGCGATTGCGCTGACACTGGGCACCTGCGTGCTGGTCAAGATGAAACGCGACCGCTACGTGTGGGTGACGCTGCTGCCGACCGCCTGGCTGCTGATCTGCACGCTCACCGCCGGCTGGCAGAAGCTGTTCGATCCGGACCCGAAGATCGGCTTCCTGGCGCATGCCAACAAGTACGCCGGCGCGATCGCCGAAGGCAAGCTTCTGGCCCCGGCCAAGTCGATGGCGCAGATGCAGCAGGTGGTGCTGAACGACCGCATCGACGCGTTCCTTTGCGGCCTGTTCATTCTCGTGGTGGTCAGCATCGCCTGGTATGGCGTGCGCACGGTGCTCAAGGCGCGCGCCGCGAGCCGCCCGACCGCCAACGAAACGCCCTACGAAGCGCTGAGCGCATGA
- the otnK gene encoding 3-oxo-tetronate kinase → MSAAPTSRPVLGCIADDFTGATDLANMLVRADMRTVQTIGVPQAGAGAIAADADAIVVALKSRTIAAADAVAQSLAALHWLRAQGCSRFFFKYCSTFDSTDAGNIGPVAEALMAELGTDFTLACPAFPENGRTIFRGHLFVGDVLLNASGMEHHPLTPMRDPNLVPVLARQSASKVGLLRYDTIMRGAQAARDRAQQLRADGVKLAIADAISNDDLIVLGEAFADLPLLTGGSGLALGLPAQYRRAGLITAHGNAAQLPIVADSAIVLSGSCSRATNAQVAHWRASRPAFQVDPLALAEGKPVVVEALDFVHRHAGQTVLVYATSAPEQVARVQQTLGVERAGKLVEDALGRIARTLYADGVRRFVVAGGETSGAVVQALDVRALRIGPQIDPGVPWTATIDSDPLALALKSGNFGTVDFFEKALAQLAHATTEPIA, encoded by the coding sequence ATGAGCGCAGCGCCCACGTCCCGCCCGGTCCTCGGTTGCATCGCCGATGACTTCACCGGTGCGACCGACCTTGCCAACATGCTCGTGCGCGCCGACATGCGCACGGTGCAGACCATCGGTGTGCCGCAGGCCGGCGCCGGGGCCATCGCGGCGGATGCCGACGCCATCGTCGTTGCGCTCAAGTCGCGCACGATTGCCGCGGCCGATGCCGTCGCGCAGTCGTTGGCTGCACTGCACTGGCTGCGCGCGCAAGGCTGTTCGCGCTTCTTCTTCAAGTACTGCTCGACCTTCGATTCCACCGACGCCGGCAACATCGGGCCTGTGGCCGAGGCGTTGATGGCCGAACTGGGTACGGATTTCACATTGGCCTGCCCCGCCTTTCCCGAGAACGGCCGCACGATCTTCCGTGGCCATCTGTTCGTGGGCGACGTGCTGCTCAACGCGTCGGGCATGGAGCACCATCCGTTGACGCCGATGCGCGATCCGAATCTCGTGCCGGTGCTGGCTCGCCAGAGTGCGAGCAAAGTCGGCCTGCTGCGTTACGACACCATCATGCGCGGCGCACAGGCCGCTCGCGATCGGGCCCAGCAATTGCGCGCCGACGGCGTGAAGCTGGCAATTGCCGATGCCATTTCGAACGACGACCTCATCGTGCTGGGCGAGGCATTTGCCGATCTACCGCTGCTCACCGGCGGCTCGGGCCTGGCGCTTGGCCTGCCGGCGCAATATCGCCGCGCGGGGCTGATCACCGCGCACGGCAACGCGGCGCAACTGCCGATCGTGGCCGATTCGGCGATCGTGCTGTCGGGCAGCTGTTCACGTGCGACGAACGCGCAGGTGGCGCACTGGCGTGCATCGCGTCCGGCGTTCCAGGTGGATCCGCTGGCGCTGGCCGAAGGCAAACCGGTGGTGGTCGAGGCGCTTGATTTCGTGCACCGCCATGCAGGTCAGACGGTGCTGGTATACGCCACCAGTGCTCCGGAGCAAGTGGCTCGCGTGCAGCAGACGCTGGGCGTTGAGCGCGCGGGCAAGTTGGTGGAAGACGCACTGGGCCGCATCGCCCGCACGCTGTATGCCGATGGCGTGCGCCGCTTCGTGGTGGCTGGCGGCGAGACCTCGGGCGCGGTGGTGCAGGCGCTCGATGTGCGTGCGCTGCGCATCGGTCCGCAGATCGACCCCGGTGTGCCCTGGACCGCCACCATCGATAGCGATCCGCTTGCGCTGGCATTGAAGTCCGGCAACTTCGGCACGGTGGATTTCTTCGAGAAGGCGCTCGCGCAACTGGCGCACGCAACCACGGAGCCGATCGCATGA
- a CDS encoding cache domain-containing protein — protein sequence MKLRQKILLLAVAPLTIAMLAIMLTVRHQSIALARHERQLVESAYLQAKETELRSYVKLAQSAIAPLLASGHGGDRAADEATRDEAMRTLARLDFGTDGYFFLYDLRGRNLMHPRQPELVGRDLWDLTDAGGQPTIQKLVAAAQAGGGFVRYMWDKPSTHQSVPKLGYVEPIPQWGWMVGTGLYLDDIEQTLREIDRRAQTNIDQTLAWVVGIAAVSILLVAGSGLALNVSDHRQADAKLRQLAQQVVKSQEDERARVSRELHDGISQVLVSTKLLLETAHGHLEASAASPTSIERAGSMLRRALDRLNGALGEVRRVSHNLRPALLDDLGLAAALELLVRETREAHEDSQPGFAIALELVGPPVQLPDACNTALFRIAQEAVSNIERHATEATRIGVLLENDLDAVRLSVRDNGPGFDVESVQVDPQHGIGLRNMRERMAALGGSCTIASGSHGTEVSAVLPHDVIARLASAPSSPLV from the coding sequence ATGAAGCTCCGCCAGAAAATCTTGCTGCTCGCCGTCGCACCGCTGACCATCGCCATGCTGGCGATCATGTTGACCGTGCGCCATCAGTCGATCGCGCTGGCACGGCACGAGCGGCAGCTGGTGGAGTCGGCGTATCTGCAGGCCAAGGAGACCGAGCTGCGCTCTTACGTCAAGCTTGCGCAGAGCGCCATCGCCCCGCTGCTGGCCTCGGGCCATGGCGGTGACCGGGCCGCAGACGAAGCCACGCGCGACGAAGCCATGCGCACCCTCGCCCGTCTCGATTTCGGCACCGACGGCTATTTCTTTCTCTATGACCTGCGCGGCCGCAACCTGATGCACCCGCGCCAGCCCGAACTTGTCGGACGCGACTTGTGGGACCTGACAGATGCCGGTGGTCAGCCGACAATCCAGAAGCTGGTGGCGGCTGCGCAGGCCGGCGGCGGTTTCGTGCGTTACATGTGGGACAAGCCGTCCACGCACCAGAGCGTGCCCAAGCTCGGTTACGTCGAGCCGATCCCGCAGTGGGGCTGGATGGTCGGCACCGGCCTGTACCTGGACGACATCGAGCAGACCCTGCGTGAGATTGACCGGCGCGCGCAGACCAACATCGACCAGACGCTGGCCTGGGTGGTTGGCATAGCCGCGGTCAGCATCCTGCTGGTGGCCGGCAGCGGTTTGGCGCTGAACGTGAGCGACCACCGCCAGGCCGATGCCAAGCTGCGCCAGCTCGCGCAGCAGGTGGTGAAGTCTCAGGAAGACGAACGTGCGCGTGTCTCGCGTGAGCTGCACGACGGCATCAGCCAGGTGCTGGTGTCCACCAAGCTGCTGCTGGAAACCGCGCATGGCCATCTCGAAGCGTCAGCGGCATCGCCGACGTCGATCGAACGGGCGGGCAGCATGCTGCGCCGGGCGCTCGACCGGTTGAACGGCGCGCTGGGCGAGGTGCGGCGCGTGTCGCACAACCTGCGCCCTGCGCTCCTGGATGACCTGGGCTTGGCGGCAGCGTTGGAACTCCTCGTGCGCGAAACACGCGAGGCCCACGAAGACAGCCAGCCGGGGTTTGCGATTGCGCTCGAACTTGTCGGCCCCCCGGTGCAATTGCCGGATGCGTGCAACACCGCACTGTTCCGCATCGCGCAGGAGGCCGTCTCCAACATCGAGCGCCATGCCACCGAAGCGACGCGCATCGGCGTGCTGCTTGAAAACGATCTCGATGCCGTGCGTTTGTCCGTTCGCGACAACGGCCCCGGTTTCGACGTGGAATCCGTACAGGTGGACCCGCAACACGGTATCGGCCTGCGCAATATGCGCGAACGCATGGCCGCGCTCGGCGGCAGCTGTACCATCGCCTCCGGCTCGCACGGTACGGAGGTGAGCGCCGTGCTGCCGCATGACGTCATCGCTCGACTGGCTTCCGCCCCCTCTTCTCCACTCGTATGA
- the otnC gene encoding 3-oxo-tetronate 4-phosphate decarboxylase codes for MTTTNESALREEITRVGQSLYARGYTVGTAGNISARLPDGWLITPTDACLGTLDPARIAKVLATGEWVAGDKPSKTLALHRGIYDRNAEAHAVVHTHSTHLVALTLAGVWHEADVLPPITPYYVMKVGHVPLIAYRRPGHPDVAARIAALANDVRAVLLDRLGPVVWHGSVSSAAYALEELEETARLWLMTEPKPAPLSDAQIDELRQTFGARW; via the coding sequence ATGACCACCACGAACGAAAGCGCGCTACGTGAAGAGATCACCCGCGTCGGACAGAGCCTGTATGCGCGCGGTTACACCGTCGGCACGGCAGGCAACATCAGCGCGCGCCTGCCTGACGGCTGGCTCATCACGCCCACCGATGCCTGCCTCGGCACGCTGGACCCGGCACGTATCGCCAAGGTGCTCGCTACGGGCGAGTGGGTCGCAGGCGACAAGCCGTCGAAAACGCTGGCCCTGCATCGCGGCATCTACGACCGCAATGCGGAGGCGCATGCCGTGGTGCACACGCATTCGACGCATCTCGTAGCGCTCACGCTGGCGGGCGTCTGGCACGAAGCCGACGTGCTGCCGCCCATTACGCCGTACTACGTGATGAAGGTCGGCCACGTGCCGCTTATCGCGTATCGGCGACCGGGCCATCCGGATGTAGCCGCGCGGATTGCCGCGCTGGCCAATGATGTGCGCGCCGTGCTGCTCGACCGGCTGGGGCCCGTGGTGTGGCACGGCTCGGTGTCGTCTGCGGCTTACGCGCTGGAAGAACTGGAAGAAACCGCACGGCTTTGGTTGATGACCGAACCCAAGCCGGCGCCGCTGTCCGACGCGCAGATCGACGAACTGCGCCAGACGTTCGGGGCCCGTTGGTAG